Proteins encoded by one window of Tunturibacter psychrotolerans:
- a CDS encoding PP2C family protein-serine/threonine phosphatase: MSSEVGSPAVGRTPRRMELEQLQGLDLHAQYDSVRTGGDFFDAINLGSHVIFLLADIAGTKEETQSIAAEVQDTFRRRGTELLGMEGTNVMDATAMLVQAINHELLRAAHGVRFAPTFIGCYDLALGILAYVNAGGMTAVFHDSEGARVLPSASVPLGLFTHLTHEPVMQAFEPGAKLLMVTKGVMETRHGRTHFGVERLIPLLEQTAPGFATESATELCRATLRAASEFRQIPWYSLQKLPFGKEAEDEDLTALAMVRRRVS, encoded by the coding sequence ATGTCGTCTGAAGTGGGGTCCCCTGCGGTCGGTCGAACTCCTCGTCGTATGGAGTTGGAACAGTTGCAGGGTCTCGATCTGCATGCTCAGTATGATTCGGTGCGGACGGGTGGGGATTTTTTTGATGCGATCAACCTTGGCTCGCATGTGATCTTTCTGCTGGCCGATATTGCTGGGACCAAAGAGGAGACGCAATCGATTGCCGCCGAGGTTCAGGATACGTTTCGACGCCGGGGCACTGAGCTCCTGGGGATGGAGGGCACCAATGTGATGGATGCGACTGCGATGCTGGTGCAGGCGATCAATCATGAACTGCTCAGGGCTGCGCATGGAGTTCGCTTCGCACCAACATTTATTGGTTGCTACGATCTTGCGCTGGGGATTCTTGCTTATGTGAACGCCGGGGGCATGACGGCTGTGTTTCATGACTCGGAGGGTGCGCGGGTTCTGCCCAGCGCGTCGGTGCCACTGGGTTTGTTTACGCACCTGACGCATGAGCCTGTGATGCAGGCGTTTGAGCCGGGGGCGAAGCTGCTGATGGTGACCAAGGGTGTGATGGAGACTCGGCATGGACGAACGCACTTCGGTGTGGAGCGTCTGATTCCGCTGCTGGAGCAGACGGCGCCGGGCTTCGCGACGGAGTCTGCTACGGAACTCTGCCGGGCTACGTTGAGGGCTGCGAGCGAGTTCAGACAGATTCCCTGGTATAGCCTCCAGAAACTTCCCTTTGGCAAAGAGGCGGAAGATGAGGATCTGACCGCGCTTGCGATGGTGCGGCGGCGCGTGAGTTAA
- the gpmI gene encoding 2,3-bisphosphoglycerate-independent phosphoglycerate mutase, whose translation MPKAPVVLTILDGWGYRAETHGNAIAQARKPTYDALLRDYPNTLLRASEHFVGLPDGQMGNSEVGHLNLGAGRIVRMDMTRIDTAILDGSLDTDPTLVRAYELAAQKGRALHLIGLLSDGGVHSHQRHLYALLRMAAEHKLTRVFVHAFMDGRDTMPTSGLGYIEDLLRKFNEYNVGLLSSVSGRYYAMDRDCRWEKEKPAFDAMVTGHPEGGHYNGPTARIRELYNNGITDEFIPPFTCMNPTDDTPVGLIRDHDVVVNFNYRADRARQITRVLTRQSGLTADPIGSQGLALPKATELEAEIPFNIIPADLHYVCMTQYDKNFKLPIVIPAESMDNLLANLMSQASLRNLRVAETEKYAHVTYFFNGGIEKPFAGEDRALIDSQKVATYDLAPEMSAAGIADAVIKAVNDTAFDVIIVNFANADMVGHSGKMEPTIRAVETVDTQLGRIYQAIKQRGGSLLVTADHGNAEMLIDPATGGPHTAHTTNPVPFLYVTEEGNKPTLREGGSLRDISPTILSLLNLDQPSQMTGGNLATKPTSTN comes from the coding sequence ATGCCCAAAGCACCAGTCGTCCTCACCATCCTCGACGGATGGGGTTACCGCGCCGAGACCCACGGCAACGCCATCGCCCAGGCCCGCAAACCCACCTACGACGCTCTGCTCCGCGACTACCCCAACACCCTCCTCCGCGCCAGCGAACACTTCGTCGGCCTGCCCGACGGCCAGATGGGCAACAGCGAAGTCGGCCATCTCAACCTCGGCGCCGGCCGCATCGTCCGCATGGACATGACCCGCATCGACACCGCCATCCTCGACGGCTCCCTCGACACCGACCCCACGCTGGTCCGCGCCTACGAACTCGCCGCCCAGAAGGGAAGAGCACTCCACCTCATCGGCCTCCTCTCCGACGGTGGCGTCCACTCCCATCAGCGCCACCTCTACGCCCTCCTCCGCATGGCCGCCGAACACAAGCTCACCCGCGTATTCGTCCACGCCTTCATGGACGGCCGCGACACCATGCCCACCAGCGGCCTCGGCTACATCGAGGATCTTCTCCGCAAGTTCAACGAGTACAACGTCGGCCTGCTGTCCAGTGTCAGTGGCCGCTACTACGCCATGGACCGCGACTGTCGCTGGGAAAAGGAAAAACCAGCCTTCGACGCAATGGTCACCGGCCATCCCGAAGGAGGCCACTATAACGGCCCCACCGCCCGGATCCGCGAGCTCTACAACAACGGCATCACCGACGAGTTCATCCCACCCTTCACCTGCATGAACCCAACGGACGACACACCCGTCGGCCTCATCCGCGACCACGACGTAGTCGTCAACTTCAACTACCGCGCCGACCGCGCCCGCCAGATCACCCGCGTTCTCACGCGCCAGTCCGGCCTCACCGCAGACCCCATCGGCAGCCAGGGCCTTGCGCTCCCGAAAGCCACAGAACTCGAAGCGGAGATACCTTTCAACATCATCCCCGCCGACCTCCACTACGTCTGCATGACGCAATACGACAAGAACTTCAAGCTCCCCATCGTCATCCCAGCCGAATCGATGGACAATCTCCTGGCCAATCTCATGTCGCAGGCCAGCCTCCGCAACCTCCGCGTAGCCGAGACGGAAAAGTACGCTCACGTCACGTACTTCTTCAACGGCGGCATAGAAAAGCCATTTGCGGGCGAAGACCGCGCACTCATAGACTCACAAAAAGTAGCCACCTATGACCTCGCCCCCGAGATGTCCGCCGCAGGCATCGCCGACGCTGTCATCAAAGCCGTCAACGACACCGCCTTCGACGTCATCATCGTCAACTTCGCCAACGCCGACATGGTCGGCCACTCCGGCAAAATGGAACCCACCATCCGCGCCGTCGAAACCGTGGACACCCAACTAGGCCGCATCTATCAGGCCATCAAACAACGCGGCGGCTCGCTCCTCGTCACCGCCGACCACGGCAACGCCGAGATGCTCATCGACCCCGCCACCGGTGGCCCCCACACCGCCCACACCACCAACCCCGTACCCTTCCTCTACGTCACCGAAGAAGGCAACAAACCAACCCTCCGCGAAGGCGGAAGCCTACGCGACATCTCCCCCACCATCCTGTCCCTGCTAAACCTCGACCAACCCAGCCAAATGACCGGCGGCAACCTGGCGACCAAACCGACGTCGACGAACTAA
- a CDS encoding metallophosphoesterase: MGPSEVVSRRRFLRQSFAFSALAGLGALPSFASSKQAGSANGASRLLMVGDWGYENFEAQSRVAKAMQAYVRVQGFTTEALMMLGDNWYGPLPGGVKDVRWQTQFEEMYPRSVFDCPAYAIAGNHDYQRMPQSKVAAELEYARAGGTRWTMPSLWYRFEFPAKKPLMTVIALDSNMPHPEGPQAAGVNFTLTPEQQAEQLTWLAAELEKPRKTPFLVVMGHHPIFSNGPHGDHKVLVRDWEPLLRKHKVHLYLAGHDHDMQHLEFEGHPTSFVLSGGGGADLYPLLIDEAERGPYAARVYGFSDLEVTAETLTLRHLDEKGQLLHSFTKKADGTVTDIS; encoded by the coding sequence ATGGGTCCGAGTGAAGTAGTTTCGCGGCGGCGTTTTCTGCGCCAGAGTTTTGCGTTCAGTGCGTTAGCTGGATTGGGTGCTTTGCCGTCGTTTGCGAGTTCGAAGCAGGCGGGTTCGGCGAATGGCGCGTCGCGGTTGCTGATGGTGGGCGATTGGGGATATGAGAACTTCGAGGCGCAGAGCCGTGTGGCGAAGGCGATGCAGGCGTATGTGCGCGTACAGGGATTCACGACCGAAGCGTTGATGATGCTGGGGGACAACTGGTATGGGCCGCTGCCAGGCGGTGTGAAGGATGTTCGCTGGCAGACGCAGTTTGAAGAGATGTATCCCAGGAGCGTGTTTGATTGTCCGGCGTATGCAATTGCGGGGAACCATGACTATCAGCGGATGCCGCAGAGTAAGGTCGCGGCGGAGCTGGAGTATGCGAGAGCGGGTGGGACGCGTTGGACGATGCCTTCGCTGTGGTACCGCTTTGAGTTTCCGGCGAAGAAGCCTTTGATGACTGTGATTGCACTGGATAGCAACATGCCTCACCCTGAAGGGCCGCAGGCTGCTGGGGTGAACTTTACTCTCACTCCGGAGCAGCAGGCCGAGCAGTTGACGTGGCTGGCGGCTGAGTTGGAAAAACCGCGGAAGACTCCGTTTCTGGTGGTGATGGGGCATCATCCGATTTTTTCGAATGGGCCGCATGGGGATCATAAGGTTTTGGTTCGGGATTGGGAGCCGTTGTTGCGGAAGCACAAGGTGCATCTGTATCTGGCTGGGCACGACCACGACATGCAGCATTTGGAATTTGAAGGGCATCCGACTTCGTTTGTTTTATCGGGTGGGGGTGGGGCCGATCTGTATCCACTGCTGATTGATGAGGCGGAGCGTGGGCCTTATGCGGCGCGCGTTTACGGGTTCAGCGATCTGGAAGTTACGGCGGAGACGCTGACTTTGCGGCATCTGGATGAGAAGGGACAGCTGCTTCATTCGTTTACGAAGAAGGCAGATGGAACGGTTACTGACATCTCATAA
- the recR gene encoding recombination mediator RecR, whose protein sequence is MSRLIEELRKLPGIGSKSAQRLAFHVLRSSAEEAEALSVAIRELKLHLRLCSICNNITDVDPCGYCTSPVRNQRLVCVVEEPTNIGTIEKTRSYHGVYHVLHGTLSPIGGVGPEQLRIANLLTRLAEVDEVILATSPTTEGEATAGYLALELRKTKADVKVTRIATGVPAGSDIEYADEVTMTRAMEGRREF, encoded by the coding sequence ATGTCTCGGCTGATTGAAGAGTTGAGGAAGCTGCCGGGAATTGGGAGCAAAAGCGCGCAGCGGCTGGCGTTTCATGTGTTGCGATCGTCGGCGGAGGAAGCTGAGGCGCTGTCCGTGGCGATACGGGAGTTGAAGCTACACCTGCGACTTTGCTCGATCTGCAACAACATTACGGATGTTGATCCATGTGGGTATTGCACGAGTCCGGTGCGGAATCAGAGGCTGGTTTGCGTGGTGGAAGAGCCGACGAATATTGGGACGATTGAGAAGACGCGGAGCTACCACGGCGTGTATCACGTGTTGCATGGGACACTTTCGCCGATTGGCGGGGTGGGACCGGAGCAGTTGCGGATTGCGAATCTGCTGACTCGTTTGGCGGAGGTGGACGAGGTAATTCTGGCGACCTCGCCGACGACAGAGGGAGAGGCTACGGCGGGATATCTGGCGCTCGAGTTACGGAAGACGAAGGCCGATGTGAAGGTGACGAGAATTGCGACGGGAGTGCCAGCGGGGAGCGATATTGAATATGCCGATGAGGTGACGATGACGCGAGCGATGGAGGGGCGGCGCGAGTTTTAG
- a CDS encoding YbaB/EbfC family nucleoid-associated protein, protein MDFSDLGKMKEMMGQAKLMQEQMEKKLAATVVEASSGGGVVTVRMNGKKELLRVKIEPTAMGSSASDLELLEDLIAAAVNEAGRRADEAMKSSVQGMMGGLGLPDLPGLG, encoded by the coding sequence ATGGATTTTTCTGATCTCGGAAAGATGAAAGAGATGATGGGGCAGGCGAAGCTGATGCAGGAGCAGATGGAGAAGAAGCTCGCTGCGACGGTGGTCGAGGCTTCGAGCGGCGGTGGCGTGGTGACCGTGCGGATGAACGGCAAGAAAGAGCTTCTGCGGGTAAAGATCGAGCCGACCGCGATGGGGAGTTCCGCGAGCGATCTGGAGTTGTTGGAGGATCTGATTGCAGCAGCGGTGAATGAAGCGGGGCGACGTGCGGATGAGGCGATGAAGTCGAGCGTGCAGGGAATGATGGGTGGGTTGGGTCTGCCGGATCTACCGGGGTTGGGATAA
- the dnaX gene encoding DNA polymerase III subunit gamma/tau — MAYQVLARKYRPQRFADVAGQDHVTVTLMNALTQGRIAHGYIFSGHRGIGKTTIARILAMALNCRNAIGSAVRPTAEPCEVCESCTEIRAGNAVDVIEIDAATNRGIDEIRELRDAARYRPARDKYKIYILDEAHQITDAAFNALLKTLEEPPDHIVFMMATTQPEDIPQTVRSRCQHFSFHAVKLVDILGELRGIAEREGVDADDAALSLLAEAGDGSMRDALSIMDQAIASAPVEDGRARLDAGQIRELMGTVPNAVFERILEAVDGNRSAEVITVANQLLDAGNSPAQLARQFVRYLRNTVIAKIAGIGVDGAGADGVAGELLQISADEQRRAGRSAALFSEEELTRFLQVMLKTFDELGYRQEQRFHFELGLLKLVHLRRLLPIEAVLSQFPVTGAARPGPGVATAKTVSAPAAAPTRNPVSGAATARVLETSATVASARPAFSPFEKDQSRNRFDEKAVVAAPIVVPLVPVAIPVVPVAAPVVPIAAPMPLPAAVPMPVSVATPAEMVLTDGDAKGAALLELGDMAETEIATLQAVAEVEGSESRSNVQPVALHSAEELQRVAVDTLLAAKNQATPADALADAEWTVTEGEVRVQTELSKTMLPLVINPEVEKLVKAALREADARALKLVLLPGVKNAANAKKPRAVKSGSVQAKAMEHPIVQRAQTLFNAEIRNVIDLRDND, encoded by the coding sequence ATGGCTTATCAGGTTCTTGCAAGGAAATACCGGCCTCAGCGTTTCGCAGATGTTGCGGGACAGGATCACGTGACCGTGACGTTGATGAATGCGTTGACGCAAGGTCGGATAGCGCACGGATATATCTTCAGCGGACATCGCGGCATCGGGAAGACGACGATTGCACGCATCCTGGCGATGGCGTTGAACTGCCGGAATGCCATTGGTTCGGCGGTGCGGCCGACGGCAGAGCCCTGCGAGGTGTGCGAGAGTTGTACGGAGATCAGGGCGGGTAATGCGGTCGATGTGATTGAGATCGATGCCGCGACCAATCGTGGAATCGACGAGATTCGTGAGCTGCGGGATGCGGCGCGGTATCGGCCGGCGCGGGATAAGTACAAGATTTACATACTCGATGAGGCGCACCAGATTACGGATGCGGCGTTCAATGCGCTGCTGAAGACGTTGGAGGAGCCGCCGGATCATATTGTCTTCATGATGGCGACGACACAGCCGGAGGATATTCCACAGACGGTGCGATCGCGATGCCAGCACTTCAGCTTTCATGCGGTGAAGCTGGTGGATATTCTGGGTGAGTTGCGCGGGATTGCTGAGCGGGAGGGTGTAGACGCGGATGATGCTGCGCTGAGTCTACTCGCGGAGGCTGGCGATGGGTCGATGCGCGATGCGCTTTCGATTATGGACCAGGCGATTGCGAGTGCGCCGGTCGAAGATGGACGGGCAAGGCTGGATGCGGGACAGATTCGGGAGCTGATGGGGACGGTTCCGAACGCTGTGTTTGAACGGATTCTCGAGGCGGTGGATGGGAATCGCAGCGCTGAGGTGATTACGGTTGCAAATCAACTGCTGGATGCGGGAAATTCTCCGGCGCAGTTGGCGCGGCAGTTTGTGCGGTACCTGCGGAATACGGTGATTGCGAAGATTGCCGGTATCGGCGTGGATGGCGCGGGCGCAGATGGGGTTGCGGGTGAGCTGCTGCAGATCTCGGCGGACGAGCAGCGGCGCGCGGGGCGGTCGGCTGCACTGTTCAGCGAAGAGGAATTGACCAGATTTCTGCAGGTGATGTTGAAGACGTTCGATGAGTTGGGATATAGGCAGGAGCAGCGGTTTCACTTCGAGCTGGGCTTACTGAAATTGGTGCATCTGCGGCGGCTTTTGCCGATTGAAGCGGTGTTGAGTCAGTTCCCTGTTACCGGCGCCGCAAGGCCCGGCCCAGGTGTGGCAACAGCGAAGACGGTGAGTGCGCCTGCTGCTGCGCCAACGAGGAATCCGGTGAGCGGAGCTGCAACGGCACGCGTGCTGGAGACGAGTGCGACGGTAGCGAGTGCGAGACCGGCGTTTTCTCCCTTTGAAAAGGACCAGAGTAGAAATCGGTTTGATGAGAAGGCTGTGGTGGCAGCGCCGATTGTGGTTCCTCTTGTTCCAGTTGCGATTCCTGTTGTTCCAGTTGCGGCTCCGGTTGTACCGATCGCGGCTCCGATGCCGTTGCCTGCCGCAGTGCCTATGCCGGTTTCTGTTGCGACGCCTGCGGAGATGGTGCTGACGGACGGTGATGCGAAGGGCGCTGCGTTGCTGGAACTGGGGGATATGGCGGAGACGGAGATTGCAACATTGCAGGCCGTTGCAGAGGTGGAGGGCTCAGAGAGTCGTTCGAATGTGCAACCAGTTGCGTTACATTCTGCGGAGGAGTTGCAGAGGGTGGCCGTTGATACTTTGTTGGCGGCGAAGAACCAGGCGACGCCGGCGGATGCTTTGGCGGATGCAGAGTGGACTGTAACGGAAGGCGAGGTCCGGGTGCAGACCGAACTGTCGAAGACGATGCTGCCGTTAGTGATCAATCCCGAGGTGGAGAAGTTGGTGAAGGCTGCGCTACGGGAGGCTGATGCTCGGGCATTGAAACTGGTGTTGCTGCCGGGCGTGAAGAACGCTGCCAATGCGAAAAAACCGCGGGCAGTGAAAAGTGGGAGCGTCCAAGCGAAGGCTATGGAGCATCCAATAGTGCAAAGGGCTCAGACGTTGTTCAACGCCGAGATTCGAAATGTGATCGATCTGCGGGACAACGACTAG
- a CDS encoding methyltransferase family protein: protein MTKTVNLLKSLLHNFGVVLVVFGFAFLGRKIDSFLGITGFHSVFTTAAAWLFLVIGFLVRVWAAFHFYEQRMKVISLVPQKKLITTGPFRYSRNPLYLGGNLFIFLGSVLFLGSPAGIVLTAINLIFVDLMIRREEKQLAHEFGREWMSYRNRVRRWL, encoded by the coding sequence ATGACGAAAACAGTCAATCTTCTCAAAAGTCTTCTCCATAATTTTGGAGTAGTCCTGGTCGTATTCGGTTTTGCTTTTCTCGGACGAAAGATCGATTCCTTTCTGGGCATAACCGGCTTTCATTCTGTCTTTACCACAGCCGCAGCCTGGTTATTTCTAGTCATCGGTTTTCTCGTGCGAGTATGGGCGGCGTTCCACTTCTACGAGCAGCGCATGAAAGTCATTTCGCTGGTGCCCCAGAAGAAGCTGATTACGACAGGCCCTTTCCGCTACTCAAGAAATCCGCTCTATCTCGGTGGAAATCTATTCATATTCCTTGGATCTGTCTTGTTTCTCGGATCGCCGGCCGGAATCGTTCTCACGGCCATCAACCTCATCTTTGTGGATCTCATGATTCGGCGAGAGGAAAAACAACTCGCGCACGAATTTGGCCGCGAGTGGATGTCCTACCGGAATCGCGTGCGTCGATGGCTCTAA
- a CDS encoding SET domain-containing protein, with the protein MVDGLIIRSSSIHAAGCYTTRAIKKGKRVVEYDGPRFTKDEADERYQDRDITYLFSCGENGLVIDGFGTAMFINHSCDPNCESENVDGRVFVVAIRDIAAGEELTYEYNLYDSDDEEQNCYCGATQCRGTMFSEAEVKRRARKAAKENGKGRSGRRVEVG; encoded by the coding sequence ATGGTTGATGGACTCATTATTCGTTCTTCGTCGATTCATGCGGCGGGCTGCTATACAACTCGGGCTATAAAAAAGGGCAAGCGGGTCGTCGAGTATGACGGGCCAAGATTCACCAAAGACGAGGCGGATGAGCGATATCAGGACCGTGATATTACCTATCTGTTTAGCTGTGGGGAGAATGGGCTGGTGATCGATGGATTCGGGACGGCGATGTTTATCAACCACTCGTGTGACCCGAACTGCGAGTCGGAGAATGTGGACGGGCGGGTGTTTGTCGTTGCGATCCGGGACATTGCGGCTGGGGAGGAGCTGACGTATGAGTACAACCTCTACGACAGTGACGATGAAGAACAGAACTGCTATTGCGGGGCGACGCAGTGCAGAGGGACGATGTTCAGCGAGGCTGAGGTAAAACGGCGGGCTCGGAAGGCGGCGAAGGAAAACGGGAAAGGTCGGTCGGGAAGAAGAGTAGAGGTCGGCTAG
- a CDS encoding DinB family protein, with protein sequence MNTTLHRLQREIAFCLDGLDAAQTQLQPPARPYKWTIQQIMEHLLLSYSGTEMALNARLTKRTPTRAKPSVPQHMAQYTLIHLGYFPHGRKAPPLVTPAVTDHPLCGEELTTAAGEHLAHLDLLCVEAEELFGTTCRFASHMSLGPLNVNQWRRFQLIHGEHHLKQILAIRKAHNLSPIERPTH encoded by the coding sequence ATGAACACCACCCTCCATCGTCTCCAACGCGAGATAGCTTTCTGCCTCGACGGACTTGACGCCGCCCAGACCCAGCTCCAGCCACCCGCGCGCCCGTACAAGTGGACCATTCAGCAGATTATGGAACACCTTCTGCTCAGCTACTCCGGCACCGAGATGGCGTTGAACGCGCGCCTGACCAAGCGAACACCCACCCGCGCAAAGCCCAGCGTCCCGCAGCATATGGCCCAGTACACTCTCATCCACCTCGGCTACTTTCCGCATGGACGCAAGGCCCCGCCTCTGGTCACGCCTGCTGTCACAGACCACCCGCTCTGCGGAGAAGAACTCACCACCGCAGCCGGCGAACATCTGGCCCATCTCGATCTGTTATGTGTTGAAGCCGAAGAGCTCTTCGGGACCACTTGCCGGTTTGCCAGCCACATGTCCCTGGGACCACTTAACGTCAACCAGTGGAGAAGATTTCAACTCATCCACGGCGAGCATCACCTCAAACAAATTCTCGCCATCCGCAAAGCCCACAACCTATCGCCGATCGAACGCCCAACTCACTGA
- a CDS encoding alpha/beta hydrolase fold domain-containing protein, translating to MINLNPTPPTATSRPPTSENKARYTRHEVAAPRAVGPSGRTSAAKQAVAQVLCHEPPTLIPANPASLIPLMRLHRHLPSVALALTATLYAQQPPQTNSSVLDENGNAHITRVIPVPTTISPEAQASLRRPDGAENQTLAERRTSTDTWQTHAGETSLKDYPVKIESLTIAGVPVRNVLPLDETPQHPDRVLINVHGGGFNADSGSFTESIPIANLTHTRVVSVLYRLAPEHPFPAALDDTIAVYRDLLKTYRPSHIALYGTSAGAILTVEVAVRLKQLNLPLPGALGIFSGMGDLSQTTDSQAMYALRGLTGSLPVAGTQPRNTEYTGTTDPKDPVLSPLHANLHGMPPTLFITSTRDQLLSGTTILHRAFLRSGDSAQLIVFEALPHAFWNDISLPETKEAYGYMADFFSQQLNR from the coding sequence GTGATCAATCTCAATCCGACGCCGCCCACCGCTACCTCAAGACCCCCTACGTCGGAAAATAAGGCACGGTATACCCGCCACGAAGTGGCCGCTCCACGCGCAGTGGGCCCGTCCGGCAGGACAAGCGCTGCGAAGCAAGCGGTAGCGCAAGTTCTCTGCCACGAACCCCCCACACTCATCCCCGCAAATCCTGCTAGCCTTATCCCACTCATGCGACTCCATCGCCATCTTCCCTCCGTCGCCCTCGCACTCACCGCAACCCTCTACGCGCAGCAACCCCCGCAAACCAATTCCAGCGTCCTCGATGAGAACGGGAACGCGCACATCACCCGCGTCATCCCCGTCCCCACCACCATCAGCCCCGAAGCCCAGGCCTCCCTCCGCCGCCCTGACGGAGCCGAAAACCAGACCCTCGCCGAACGCCGCACCTCTACCGACACCTGGCAGACTCACGCCGGCGAAACCTCCCTAAAAGACTATCCAGTCAAGATCGAATCCCTCACCATCGCTGGCGTGCCCGTCCGCAACGTCCTCCCTCTCGACGAAACTCCCCAGCATCCCGACCGCGTCCTGATCAATGTCCACGGCGGCGGCTTCAACGCCGACTCCGGCTCCTTCACCGAATCCATCCCCATCGCCAACCTCACCCACACTCGCGTCGTCTCCGTCCTCTACCGCCTCGCGCCCGAGCACCCCTTTCCCGCCGCCCTCGACGACACCATCGCCGTCTATCGCGACCTCCTCAAGACCTACAGGCCCTCCCACATCGCCCTCTACGGCACCTCTGCCGGAGCCATCCTCACCGTCGAAGTAGCCGTCCGCCTCAAACAACTCAACCTCCCCCTCCCCGGCGCGCTCGGCATCTTCTCCGGCATGGGCGACCTTAGCCAGACGACAGACTCCCAGGCCATGTACGCCTTACGCGGCCTCACCGGAAGCCTGCCCGTCGCCGGCACCCAGCCCCGCAACACCGAGTACACCGGCACCACCGACCCCAAAGATCCCGTCCTTTCGCCCCTTCACGCCAACCTCCACGGCATGCCCCCAACCCTCTTCATCACAAGCACCCGCGACCAACTACTCAGCGGCACCACCATCCTCCACCGCGCCTTCCTACGCAGTGGCGACAGCGCCCAACTTATCGTCTTCGAGGCTCTCCCTCACGCCTTTTGGAACGACATAAGCCTCCCCGAGACAAAAGAGGCCTACGGCTACATGGCCGACTTCTTCTCCCAACAGCTAAATCGTTAG
- a CDS encoding PspC domain-containing protein, translated as MFCTQCGNKVDPSSRFCTACGAPAAAVPPPMGNYPNTGQLTRPRHNRMIAGVCAGFALHYGWDLNLVRVLTALMIVLTGVGAIAYIAAWVIIPEAPYALPAKST; from the coding sequence ATGTTCTGCACCCAATGTGGCAATAAAGTCGATCCTTCCTCCCGTTTCTGTACGGCTTGCGGCGCACCAGCTGCCGCTGTTCCGCCTCCCATGGGCAACTACCCAAACACTGGGCAGCTCACCCGCCCGCGCCACAACCGCATGATCGCCGGAGTCTGCGCTGGCTTCGCTCTCCACTACGGCTGGGATCTCAATCTCGTCCGCGTCCTTACAGCTCTCATGATCGTCCTCACTGGCGTCGGCGCCATTGCCTACATCGCCGCCTGGGTCATCATCCCTGAAGCCCCCTACGCCCTTCCCGCAAAGAGCACCTAA